TTGTTTGACTCTTTAACGGTGGAAGAAAATATCATGTTTCCTCTGGATATGTTCACGAACCTTACCTTCAGGGAAAAGAAAAGAAGGGTTTTTGAAGTCATCGGAAGGGTGCATCTGGATAAAGCCAACCGCAAGTTCCCCTCTGAAATTTCGGGCGGGATGCAGAAACGTGTGGCCATTGCAAGAGCGATTGTGAACCACCCTAAATATTTGTTCTGTGATGAGCCCAATTCCGGGCTTGATCCTTATACATCCAATGTTATTGATGATCTCCTGCTTGAAATTACCAAAGAATATAATACAACCACTATTATCAATACACACGATATGAATTCCGTGATGACAATTGGTGAAAAAATTGTTTATCTGAGATTGGGCATTAAAGAATGGGAAGGCAATAAAGACATCCTGATTACCGCAGGCAATAAAAACCTGATTGATTTTGTGTATTCATCAGAATTATTTAAAGAACTGAGAGAATACCTGCTTGAAAATAACAAGACTATTGATAATACAATCACTAAATTAGAAGATAATGAAAAAGATTCTTAGTATCGCGTTAATCGGTGGTTCTATCTTTGCTTCCGCCCAGATTTCGCTGGCAGGAAAAGCGAACATCATATTCCCGACAGGTTCACCTACCTGGCAGAATATCAAAGGAACCGTGAATCAGGCCATTGAAGGAGAAGGCAAAAATAATGTAGGATTTAATGTAGGGCTTTCCTTAAAAGTAGGATTACCGACCTCATTTTTTCTGATGCCCGAACTGTATTACACCAACTTTAAAAATGAATTTACGGCAGCCAATACTACATTTGATATCAAAAGCAGCAGAATTGACGTACCCGTTCTCTTAGGATATAATATTCTGGGTAATACCTTAGGTGTCTTCGTAGGTCCGGTTGCCAGCTATAATCTGAGTAAGGAAGATACCTTTAATGATTTCAAAGAGAATGCAAGGGACAATTTTACTGTAGGATACCAGTTCGGTGCCCAGGTTGAAATCTCAAAATTGATTCTGAATGCAAAATATGAAGGTTCATTCAGTAAAGATTCCCGAAACTTTATCAGCAGGGTTTCAGGCGAAGAGATCAGGTATGACAACAGGCCCAATCTCTTTATGGTGGGTGTAGGCTATAAATTTTAATTTATAAAATACAATATAGAATAAATCCTCAGATCATCAGATTTGAGGATTTTGTCTTTGGTTATAATTTTGATTTTGTAATTCCTGCTCGCGTCTTGCCAGCTCAGCAGTCTGAATTTCAAGCTCTTCCTTTTCTTTCTGAAGCTGTGCAAATTCTTTTCTTCTCTGGTCTTCTTTGATCGCACTTCCTTTACTTACATAGCCTACCATGCCGCCGATAATCAAACCGATACCGATGCCGCCCAGAATTCCCATAATGTGAGGCATCCCGAGGTCATTAACTGTGAAGTTGTTTGCCGTTAAATAAAATAGCAGTATGGACAGTGCTAAAAGTACGAGCCCAATAATGGTTAAATTTTTCATATTGCTGTGTTTGTGTGATGTTAAATTAAAAAACCTTACCAAATTTAACACAATTTAATAAGGTTTCAATCAAGATTAGTTATTTATAATATTTATATTTTTCCTCCGGCAGCTTTATAATATTCCAGTGCTTTGGGAAGATCCTTATTGATATCTGAAATCCTTGTTTCTGGATTCGGGTGGGTAGATAAAAATTCAGGCTGTCTTGCTCCTTTTGAAGCACCTTCCATCCTGCTCCAGAACGGCACTGCTTCCCTCGGATCGTATCCTGCCATTCCCATCAGGTACAATCCCATTTTATCAGCTTCAGATTCCTGGCCTCTTCCATATTTCAATAAGGCAACCTGTGATCCGATAGGATATACTTTTTCAAAAACGCCTGCCCACTGTGCATTGGAAATGCTTCCGCCTAAAATAGCACCGCCATACTGTGCTACCATGGCTTGGGAAATCCTTTCATTTCCGTGTCCTGCCAAGGCATGCGAGACTTCATGCCCCATTACTACGGCAAGTCCGTTCTCATTTTTTGTAATAGGAAGAATTCCTGTATATACGGCTACTTTTCCCCCTGGCATACACCATGCATTAAGCTCGTTACTTTGTATAAGGTTAAATTCCCAACTGTAATTGGCAATATCTGCAGAACGCCCGATAGACTGGTAATACCTTTCTGCAGCAGATTTTATTCTTGATCCTACACTCGTTACCCTTTTTGCATCTGCCGTTCCCGTAATTACCTTGGATTTCCCCAGTGTTGATCTGTATTCCTGAGCAGACATGGTCATAATTTCAGAATTGTTTGCCAGTTGCAGAGAAGACCTTCCCGTGATTGGGTTTGTAGTACATGCTGAAACAGTAAGAGCAATTGCTCCTATCCCTAAAAGATGTGTAATTTTCATATTCGAGTGTTAATAGTTCAACCTTAACAATTTTTATTCCAAAATAATTTCACGGCTGTATATTTGCATGTAATTTGGTATTTAACCTCAAATAATCCGTATCATGAAAAAGTATATCCCAATTATATTTATATTCAGCTTCCTGATGATTTTTCAGAGCTGTTCATCCCAGAATAATGTTCCGTCTCAGGCAGTTAACATGATGGTAAATGCACAGGATTTTTCATTCCGTGCACAAAGGGCCAACCCTACCAATTACGATGTAATCAATGTGATGACTTCTTTGCCGAATGCTCCTGTAACAAGAATACTGGATCTGTCAGGAAGCAATTATTCCATCGATTTAAAAAATGACAAGCTTGATGTCGCACTGCCTTATTTCGGAAGGGTTTTTAATCCGAGTTACGGAAATACTTCCCAAAGCGGATACCGGTTTTCATCAAAGGATTTTACGGTGAACAAATCACAGAATAGAAAAGGCAACTGGATTGTAAAAATTAAAGTGAATGACCAGTCTACGGTAGATGAAATTACCATTGAGGTTTTTAAAAACGGAAAAGCCTTTACATCAGTAAGGAGCAATGACCGGCAGCCGATTTCTTATGACGGATACATTACCAAAAACGAAGAGCAGAAAGCCCAGCCTTAATCAAGTTTGTTTAAAAACTGTTCCACAAATAATTTTGCTTCTGTACTGGGGTTTGAAACCCTTGCAGAGGCATTTTTTTTGCGCAGGATGTAGGCTTCTTCCAAAGAATTGTCTTTCTTGACCATTGACAGTATATATTCCTGCACCCAGTATTCGAAACGTTTCTCTGCCTGCAGGGTCCTTACGGATTCAAAATGATTGTTTTTCTTTTTTAAACTGATAAACTCATCGATTTTTTCAAAAATATCTTCCAGCCCCTGATTATTTAGAGCGGAACCCAGTAAAACAGGTATTTTCCAGTCTTTTTCTTTCGGCGGAATAAAATCCAAAGCCCGTTTCAGTTCAAGCCGGGTGTTCTTTGCCTTCTGCAGGTTATCCGGATCTACTTTATTGATGAAAACAACATCCACCATTTCCATAATCCCACGTTTGATTCCCTGAAGCTCATCTCCCCCGCCGATAATTTTCAGGAACAGGAAGACATCGGTAATATCCGCAACCAGCACTTCAGACTGTCCTACGCCTACCGTTTCTATCAAAATATAATCATAACCCGCCGCTTCACAGATCATCATCGTCTCAAATGTGGTATTGGCAACGCCGCCTAAAAACCCGGAACTCGGCGAAGGGCGTATAAAGGCATTCTCTTCCCTGGCAAGCTCTTCCATCCGGGTTTTATCACCTAAAATACTGCCTTTATTAATTGAAGAACTGGGGTCTATTGCCAGAACAGCTACTTTCTTACCGGCTAACAGGGCCAGCCTTCCGAAATTTTCTATAAAAGTAGATTTACCTGCTCCAGGAACCCCTGTTATTCCTACCCGGACTGAATTGCCTGTAAAAGGCATAATCCGTTTCAACAAATCTTCAGCCTGTTGCCGGTGTTCGGTTTTCTTACTTTCCACCAAAGTAATAGCTTTCCCGATCAGGCGCTTGTTTCCTGACCGTATTCCTTCTATAAGTTCTTCTGTAGAAAATTTCATTGATTCAAAAATAAGGATTAAACGGTAAATGATCAATAGTGAATTTGATATTGAAGCTGTTTTTAAATTTACGCTTAGAATTTTCAGGAAATTACAAAGCCTTTCTTTTCAGAGGATGGGAACTTGAGTACAATATCCGGGAGAATTTTCATGTGAAAGGATTTAACATTCACTTTATCCGCTAATTTGTATCCCGTCTAAATTATTCTCCATTCCATTAACGGGAAAAGGAAATTCTTACATTTGCTTCATTCATTCAAACAAATAAGTAAACATGAAAAAAATTATTGCTGCGGCATCATTTACGGCTATTGTACTGGCATCCTGTACTCCGAAAGCGACAACCGCAACAGCACCGGTGGCTGCAACGTCTACAGCAGAACAGATGGCCCAGGGGAAAATCATCTTTGAAAATTCCTGTGGCAGATGCCATAAACTGCCGGATCCAACCGCCCATACTCCGGTACAGTGGGTAGGAATCATGAATTCAATGGCTCCGAAAGCGAAATTAACTGATGAACAGCACCAATGGGTTTATGATTATGTGGTTTCTGTAAAAAAATAATTCCCTGAACATTTCAAATTTGCTTCAAAAGACTATTAAGTACAATCCGGTATTAAATGGTTTACGATTGCCTTATTTTTCTCCTTTTAATAAAAAAAATAAGCATATAAAGCATACGATAAAAGGAGACTTATTGGATCTCCTTTTTCTTTTTAGTTTTGTTTTTCGGCCTTTTAGACTGTATGAATTTCTTCCGTTCTTTTACCAGTTCCAGGCTGCATGAGGTAAAACAATGTTTTTCCGCTTCTTTTAGAAACTTCAGGGCATTTGCCAGGCTTCCTCTCTTTTCAGAAAGCAGAGACCGGTGCATCAAAATTATTGATCTGTCAATTCCTTTGATTTTTAAAGAATAGCTGATGAGCTTTTCTGCTTCATTCAGATCTTCATTGTCCAGAAGGCATTTGATATAATACTGCGGGACATTAAGATTGGTCATGTCACACTGTATCGCTTCTTCAAAATAAAGCTTTGCCTTGTTATAATCCGTGAGCATTTTACTGTAGATCCTTCCCATCAGGCACAGGCTGTCTACATCTTCAGGATCGTAGGACAGCGCATAGTTCAATGCTTCCAGGCAATCGGCAGGCTGTAAGGGTAATTATCTAAAGCTTCGAAATAATATTTGCTTTTAGTTAAGGTCATTTCTGTAATTTTTTAATTCATTTTTTAAACTGTTTCTTTCTTTCCTGAAAGATTTTTCCTGATAAGACTTTTTGAAATCTGTTCCGGAAAATGTGCGGACCGGATTTCCCCGCTGCACCTGCAGATGGTTGTTCCAGGTTTCCTGCATCCTCTTCTGAAGCTGAATGATATTGTGCTCTAAGACTTTTTCTTTTAATCTTATGACAGACAGTTTCCTGTTCTCCAGCTGTGAGCGTGAATCCTGTACGAAAACACTCTGGCCAGTCGGCAAATGAGTGGCACGAACGGCCGTATTGACTTTATTCACGTTTTGTCCACCGCTTCCCTGGCTCCGGGCAGTCTGAAACTGAATATCTTTTTCATTGAAATTAATTTTGTCCAAACCTTCCAGTTCAAAAATACCGATGAACCAGTTGCTTCTTTTGTGCAGTTTCCGGAATGTACTTTTCCCGGTCCAGCAAATGCTTCCTAACCATGTTTTTAAAAATTCATTTAAATCTTTTGCTTTCAAAAGGATGGTTACGGATTTCAATGTCAGGTTTTCATCGCCGTTTTTGCGGTGTATGATTTCGTAATCTATTGTATTATCTTTTGCTTCTTCAAGGAATGCCTTCAGCACTTTGGCAACCACCCATTGGCATTCCAAAGGCCCTCTTCCTGCAGTGAGCTGTATTAATTTTTCCACTTTTGTAAAATTTTTAAGATCGCGTCTCTGTTTTTAGCTTCTTTAATAAATGTTGGCAGCTTTTCTACCATTCGCATTCTGTAAGGCAGTCTTGTCCTTAAATCTGATGAAACATAATTTTCCATTTCTAAAAGATGTTCCCTGTTCTTTGCCCAGAATAATTTGCTCTTAAAATCTTTCTGGAAATAATAAGGACAGCCAAAAATCCGGTCATGTATTAATCCTTCCTGTTTTGCAAGAGAATTTAAATATTTTTCAGTTTTCGGCTGAGTATGAAAAGAGGCATCACATCCATTACATTTTATCAGAACACTTTTTGAGGTTATTTTCAGATTACCCTGTTCATAGCGGATAGGATGCGCACACATCGGACAGTTAAGATTTACAAATACTTTGTAAACCATCAGATCCTGTCCCTTTTTCTTCAGATTACAATGCCTGCATTCCAGGGATGCCTGTTTGCAGCTATGCTCATTTTTCACGACAGCATCTTCTCCGCAATCCGGACAGACAACAAGTATACTATCGTGGTAATTGAAATATTTCTGCTGATATATTTTTTTCATTTTATTAATCAATTTTCGATTGTTGACGGTCTAATTGCCGGCTAAAGCCCATCAGCCGGCAATTACAGCCTACCAATCATTTTACTTATCCATCCTCACAATCCTGGGCTGAAAAGTCCCGAGGATGTCTACCAGTCCGCTTTGGGCATTCATGACTTCGTTGATGTCTTTGTATGCCATCGGTGCTTCTTCTGTATTTCCGCCCATTAAAGTGACATTTTTAAGTTTTAATTCTTTTCTGATGTCATTCTGAGTAAACAGGTTCCGGCATTCTCCTCTTGAAAAAGCCCTGCCGGCTCCATGTGAAGCAGAATTCAAAGACTCAGGGTTTCCTTTACCGCGGACGATGAAGCCTTTTGCCGTCATTGATCCGGGAATCATTCCCAGTTCATTTTCATTAGCCGGAGTGGCACCTTTTCTGTGAACGATCACTTCTTTTCCGTTGTGGAGTTCTTTCCATGCAAAGTTATGGTGGTTTTCAATCCTGGCTTTTACCCGTCCGCCTACTGCTTTCACCAATCTTCGGTGAATATCGTCATGGCAGGCTGAAGCATAATCTCCCGCCAGGTTCATCGCCGTCCAGTATTCCAATCCCAGATGCGTATCCAGATTCAGCCAGGCAAAGTTCTGCGCTTCTTTCGGCAAGGGGCACTGTTCCGTGGCTACTCTTGAATAATACTGGGCGATTTCCGCTCCCAGACCGCGCGAGCCGCTATGGGAAAGGATGCCGAGATACTTCCCTTTCGGGAGCCCGATCTGCACATCTTCTTCCGTAATCTGAACTTCCCCGAATTCCACGAAATGGTTTCCGCCGCCGGAACTTCCCATTTGTTTGATGGCTTTTCCTTTTAATCTCTTTAAAACCGGAATCATGTCGAACGTATCCCTGTGGAATAATTCATGATCGACATGGGATTTATGGGTTTCATACATCCCGAACTTGGTATGTTCGGCCAGTGCTTTTTCATATTTGTCTTTCGCCCCGTCCAGATATGAAGCCGGCGTATCCAGAATACTCAGGCTCATCCTGCAGCCGATATCCATCCCGACCCCGTAAGGAATTACGGCATTTTCTACTGCGAGAACGCCGCCGATCGGCAGGCCGTAGCCGCTGTGGGCATCGGGCATCAGTGCGCCCTGCACCGCAATCGGTAGTTTCAGGCCGGTGTACAGCTGGTTTTTGGCTTCGTCTGAAATCTGCGTCCCGAAAATATGGAAGGCCGTCCGGTTGGCATTCAGCATCCTTTTTTCTGTTTTATTTGATGAAAGCAGGGCTTCCGCGATCTGTCCGAAGGTTAAATCTTTTTCATAGTTCTCCGGATTAATCAGGATTTCCTTCAGAAGCGACTTCACATGATGAATATTTTTTGTGGCAAAATTCCTTTTCATTACCTCCAAAGCGATATTGACGCTCTGATTATTCGGATACCCCAGTTTTAATATATCTTTTCCTTTTAATTTTAAATTTCCCATTGTTTTATTTTTTAGATGTAATATGTAAGGCACCAGATTTCAGATTTCTAAAATCAGACATACACCAATCATTATCAACTAAAATTTTAGTTGAATTTTCTTTAAACCTCATAGGCTTTAAAAACCTGTGAGGTTTAGGCTGAGCTTTATCATTAGCCCCGATGGAAACGGCATCCTTTTTTTGTATAGGCCTGAAAAACGTCGGCAAAAAAGATACAGTGGACAGCGGGATTACGCTCCTGATTAAAAAATGATTTCGGGGAAACTTCTCTGAGTTTGAAATATTGCACAATAAAAAACCCGAAATCTTATGACTCCGGGTTCTGATATTTAATTATACTGTTATTCTAAGAATGTACCCAACCACGAAGCCTTACCACCATAAGTGGCAAACCGAAAGGAGAATGATGATCTAATCTGAACATTGCTTCGCTGTTTTTAAAAGGGTTAAACTTTATTTTCTGATGCAAATATATAAAATTTTATTAAATCCAGGCTTTATTTCCAATTTTTGTTATTTATATATAAATAGGCTCCGTTCAATACAAAACGTTATATTTGTTTCATATACTCAATAATTATGAAAAACACTTTAATAAAATCATTATTCTACGTATTTGCATTTGCAGTCCTGTTTTCCTGCAATTCCAATAAGAATAATGAAATTCTGGCGTATACCACAGACACCACATTGGGACTATCAAGGGTTAATTTAAACACCATTTCAGAGAAAATTCCCGTTGATAAGATTTTAAAGGAGAAGAAAAACCTGAAATCTGATGAAAAATTCTTTTTACAGCTGGTAAGCAAACCGAAGGAATCCGGAATTGATACGGATAAGCCGCTTTATTTTATTGTTGACCAGGGTAAATCTGCGTATGATCCTGATGCAAAAGCCTTTTTGTGGATCAGTGACAAAGCAAAATTCCAGAAAAGCATGTCTGATCTTACAAAAAGTAAAGTCAGTATTGATAAAAAAGACTATATCTACATTGACGGAAAACTGGCAGGCAGCATAAAAGGCGATATGGCCATTATCTCCAGCGAAAAGTCTTATAACCCATATGCGGGATATGATCCTTATACCGGTTATAACCCGATGAACAGACCTTCAGAAAATCCCCTGAAACTCAATGAAAAATATTTTACAGATTTCTGGGCAAGAAAAGGAACTTCAAGCACGGTTATCAAGGATCAGGTAAACCAGTCTTTAGCGGATAACAAAGACATCAGCGGCTGGGTAAATCTTTCTGCTGTAGCAAGCTACCTTTCCAAAGGATATATCGAAACCCTTGCCGTAAATAAACTGATCAAAGATTCGGGGATCGGCTTTGATTTCAACTTTGATAAAGGAAAAGCCGAAATGGATACCAAAACATTCTTTAATAATGATATGAAGAAAGTTGTGGAAAAGTATTATGATAAAAACACGGTTAACTACGATCTGGTAAAGAATGTTGAACTTGATCATGCTAAATCTTTTACCATAGGATTCTTCAGCCTGGATTTTATGAAATACCTGATAAAGGAAGCCGGTTTTGAAGCTACTGTAAATCATTATCTGGCATCAACCAACAAAACCCTGGAAGATATTACCTCAACTTTTACAGGAGATTATGCTTTTGTTGACTTTAAAACCAAACCTATTGACAGTACAGATTATCCCTACAGGTCTAATAATGCACTGGTATTAGGTTTTAATCCGGATAAGAAAGATCAGCTTACTTCATTGTTACAGGGACCTCTTGGGGCGAGCAAAAAATATATGATCGGCAAGAATGAAGTGATTTTTTCTGATGACAACACGGTAATCTATCAGTTTCAGAACAAAAAGGCAGGTAAAAACTCAAAGCTTGATAAAAAATCCGGGGTTACCGCCTATTCATGGTCTGACGGAAATGACTATAACCAGAAACAGAATGCTGCCGTAAAAGTAACCAATATGGTTAATGAATCTAAAGAAGACGATGGAGACCTGGTTTCTAAAACAGTCTTTACTCTGGATAAAAAGGATGAAAATGCATTGTATTATTTAATCATGAATGGATAATATTATTTTAGAACGTATTTCGCCAAAGTATTTCACGCCCAGAAATATCGGACAATCTGAAATCTGGAACCGAAATGCTGTTTTTCAGAAAGGAAAGAAATTTCTGGTTGTTGCGCCTTCCGGAAGCGGTAAATCTACACTGGCCACCGCTATGCTGGGAACTCATTTTCAGTATGAAGGAAATATAAAGTATGATCAGCAGCCGGTTAAAAACCTTCATCTTGAACAAATTGTGGAACACAGAAAAGACGGAATAAGCCTGCTGTTCCAGGATGTGAGGCTGATTAAGAACCTTACGGTTTCGGAAAATATCTTACTGCGCGTTTTTAACCAGGACCGGAAAAAATTCATCCCCAAAATGAAAGCATATGCAGAAATATTGGGAATCGAAAACCTGCTCGATAAAAAAGCGGAAAACTGCTCCTATGGGGAACGGCAAAGAAGCGCTATTATAAGAAGTCTGATCAATCCGACGGATTTTCTGGTCTATGACGAATGTTTCAGCCACCTGGACTTAGATAATAAAAAAATTGCCTTTTCCCTGATCCATGAGGTATCTCAGGAGAGCGGAAGTTCGGTTATATTTTTTGAATTGAATGAGTTCCCTTTTGAACATGAATATCAAATTCTTCATTTGTAAAGCGTA
The sequence above is a segment of the Chryseobacterium sp. JJR-5R genome. Coding sequences within it:
- a CDS encoding ABC transporter ATP-binding protein, translated to MIEVKDLKKSFDEVEVLKGISTTFEKGKVNLIIGQSGSGKTVFLKSLLNVYQPSSGEILFDGRDINVMNREEKQQLRSEIGTLFQGSALFDSLTVEENIMFPLDMFTNLTFREKKRRVFEVIGRVHLDKANRKFPSEISGGMQKRVAIARAIVNHPKYLFCDEPNSGLDPYTSNVIDDLLLEITKEYNTTTIINTHDMNSVMTIGEKIVYLRLGIKEWEGNKDILITAGNKNLIDFVYSSELFKELREYLLENNKTIDNTITKLEDNEKDS
- a CDS encoding outer membrane beta-barrel protein, translating into MKKILSIALIGGSIFASAQISLAGKANIIFPTGSPTWQNIKGTVNQAIEGEGKNNVGFNVGLSLKVGLPTSFFLMPELYYTNFKNEFTAANTTFDIKSSRIDVPVLLGYNILGNTLGVFVGPVASYNLSKEDTFNDFKENARDNFTVGYQFGAQVEISKLILNAKYEGSFSKDSRNFISRVSGEEIRYDNRPNLFMVGVGYKF
- a CDS encoding M48 family metallopeptidase, with the translated sequence MKITHLLGIGAIALTVSACTTNPITGRSSLQLANNSEIMTMSAQEYRSTLGKSKVITGTADAKRVTSVGSRIKSAAERYYQSIGRSADIANYSWEFNLIQSNELNAWCMPGGKVAVYTGILPITKNENGLAVVMGHEVSHALAGHGNERISQAMVAQYGGAILGGSISNAQWAGVFEKVYPIGSQVALLKYGRGQESEADKMGLYLMGMAGYDPREAVPFWSRMEGASKGARQPEFLSTHPNPETRISDINKDLPKALEYYKAAGGKI
- a CDS encoding DUF4251 domain-containing protein, giving the protein MKKYIPIIFIFSFLMIFQSCSSQNNVPSQAVNMMVNAQDFSFRAQRANPTNYDVINVMTSLPNAPVTRILDLSGSNYSIDLKNDKLDVALPYFGRVFNPSYGNTSQSGYRFSSKDFTVNKSQNRKGNWIVKIKVNDQSTVDEITIEVFKNGKAFTSVRSNDRQPISYDGYITKNEEQKAQP
- the meaB gene encoding methylmalonyl Co-A mutase-associated GTPase MeaB; translation: MKFSTEELIEGIRSGNKRLIGKAITLVESKKTEHRQQAEDLLKRIMPFTGNSVRVGITGVPGAGKSTFIENFGRLALLAGKKVAVLAIDPSSSINKGSILGDKTRMEELAREENAFIRPSPSSGFLGGVANTTFETMMICEAAGYDYILIETVGVGQSEVLVADITDVFLFLKIIGGGDELQGIKRGIMEMVDVVFINKVDPDNLQKAKNTRLELKRALDFIPPKEKDWKIPVLLGSALNNQGLEDIFEKIDEFISLKKKNNHFESVRTLQAEKRFEYWVQEYILSMVKKDNSLEEAYILRKKNASARVSNPSTEAKLFVEQFLNKLD
- a CDS encoding cytochrome c — encoded protein: MKKIIAAASFTAIVLASCTPKATTATAPVAATSTAEQMAQGKIIFENSCGRCHKLPDPTAHTPVQWVGIMNSMAPKAKLTDEQHQWVYDYVVSVKK
- the prfH gene encoding peptide chain release factor H, yielding MEKLIQLTAGRGPLECQWVVAKVLKAFLEEAKDNTIDYEIIHRKNGDENLTLKSVTILLKAKDLNEFLKTWLGSICWTGKSTFRKLHKRSNWFIGIFELEGLDKINFNEKDIQFQTARSQGSGGQNVNKVNTAVRATHLPTGQSVFVQDSRSQLENRKLSVIRLKEKVLEHNIIQLQKRMQETWNNHLQVQRGNPVRTFSGTDFKKSYQEKSFRKERNSLKNELKNYRNDLN
- a CDS encoding RtcB family protein — protein: MGNLKLKGKDILKLGYPNNQSVNIALEVMKRNFATKNIHHVKSLLKEILINPENYEKDLTFGQIAEALLSSNKTEKRMLNANRTAFHIFGTQISDEAKNQLYTGLKLPIAVQGALMPDAHSGYGLPIGGVLAVENAVIPYGVGMDIGCRMSLSILDTPASYLDGAKDKYEKALAEHTKFGMYETHKSHVDHELFHRDTFDMIPVLKRLKGKAIKQMGSSGGGNHFVEFGEVQITEEDVQIGLPKGKYLGILSHSGSRGLGAEIAQYYSRVATEQCPLPKEAQNFAWLNLDTHLGLEYWTAMNLAGDYASACHDDIHRRLVKAVGGRVKARIENHHNFAWKELHNGKEVIVHRKGATPANENELGMIPGSMTAKGFIVRGKGNPESLNSASHGAGRAFSRGECRNLFTQNDIRKELKLKNVTLMGGNTEEAPMAYKDINEVMNAQSGLVDILGTFQPRIVRMDK
- a CDS encoding DUF4836 family protein, which codes for MKNTLIKSLFYVFAFAVLFSCNSNKNNEILAYTTDTTLGLSRVNLNTISEKIPVDKILKEKKNLKSDEKFFLQLVSKPKESGIDTDKPLYFIVDQGKSAYDPDAKAFLWISDKAKFQKSMSDLTKSKVSIDKKDYIYIDGKLAGSIKGDMAIISSEKSYNPYAGYDPYTGYNPMNRPSENPLKLNEKYFTDFWARKGTSSTVIKDQVNQSLADNKDISGWVNLSAVASYLSKGYIETLAVNKLIKDSGIGFDFNFDKGKAEMDTKTFFNNDMKKVVEKYYDKNTVNYDLVKNVELDHAKSFTIGFFSLDFMKYLIKEAGFEATVNHYLASTNKTLEDITSTFTGDYAFVDFKTKPIDSTDYPYRSNNALVLGFNPDKKDQLTSLLQGPLGASKKYMIGKNEVIFSDDNTVIYQFQNKKAGKNSKLDKKSGVTAYSWSDGNDYNQKQNAAVKVTNMVNESKEDDGDLVSKTVFTLDKKDENALYYLIMNG
- a CDS encoding ATP-binding cassette domain-containing protein, whose protein sequence is MDNIILERISPKYFTPRNIGQSEIWNRNAVFQKGKKFLVVAPSGSGKSTLATAMLGTHFQYEGNIKYDQQPVKNLHLEQIVEHRKDGISLLFQDVRLIKNLTVSENILLRVFNQDRKKFIPKMKAYAEILGIENLLDKKAENCSYGERQRSAIIRSLINPTDFLVYDECFSHLDLDNKKIAFSLIHEVSQESGSSVIFFELNEFPFEHEYQILHL